A single genomic interval of Pyruvatibacter sp. HU-CL02332 harbors:
- a CDS encoding pirin family protein has product MSWQPSQDADCNGNTGCAPIRAVITPKPKDIGGFEVRRVLPSIEARSIGPFVFFDHMGPATLPAGQGIDVRPHPHIGLSTLTWLFDGSLMHRDSVGAVQEIKPGEVNWMTAGSGIVHSERSPDHFRDSDARIEGIQTWHALPAEDEEIDPTFEHYPMEDIPVVDHGGVRVALIAGGAFGMVSPMKVYSETLYADVRMQPGTQFGVPVGVEERALYVVDGEIEVAGDTFGKMQMLVLDQHVTPAITSPHGAHLMLIGGAPIGPRKLWWNLVSTRPERIEQAKQDWQEGRFAKVPGEDEFIPLPEK; this is encoded by the coding sequence ATGAGCTGGCAACCATCACAGGATGCAGACTGCAACGGCAACACCGGGTGTGCACCGATACGTGCGGTCATCACGCCAAAGCCAAAGGACATCGGTGGCTTTGAGGTGCGCCGGGTATTGCCGTCTATTGAGGCGCGTTCCATCGGCCCATTTGTGTTCTTTGACCATATGGGACCGGCAACGCTGCCTGCCGGACAAGGCATCGACGTACGGCCGCATCCCCATATCGGCCTATCAACCCTGACCTGGCTGTTTGATGGCTCCTTGATGCACCGTGACAGCGTCGGTGCCGTGCAGGAAATCAAGCCGGGGGAAGTCAACTGGATGACGGCCGGGTCCGGCATTGTGCACTCGGAGCGTTCGCCGGATCATTTTCGTGACAGCGACGCGCGCATTGAAGGCATTCAAACCTGGCATGCATTGCCTGCCGAGGATGAAGAAATTGATCCAACATTTGAGCACTACCCTATGGAAGACATTCCGGTGGTGGACCATGGCGGCGTGCGCGTGGCGCTGATCGCCGGTGGAGCCTTCGGCATGGTGTCACCGATGAAGGTCTATTCAGAAACACTGTATGCGGATGTTCGCATGCAACCCGGAACGCAGTTTGGTGTTCCTGTCGGGGTGGAAGAGCGCGCCCTTTATGTTGTGGACGGAGAAATAGAGGTGGCAGGCGATACATTTGGAAAAATGCAGATGCTGGTGCTCGACCAACATGTGACCCCGGCCATAACTTCGCCACACGGCGCCCATCTGATGTTGATTGGTGGCGCTCCCATTGGTCCGCGCAAACTATGGTGGAACCTGGTGTCCACACGGCCTGAGCGTATTGAGCAGGCCAAGCAGGACTGGCAGGAGGGCCGCTTTGCAAAGGTGCCCGGCGAAGATGAATTCATTCCGCTTCCGGAGAAATAA
- a CDS encoding nucleoside hydrolase, translated as MSLSALLAAAVAGLTVTSAFAAPQRVWIDTDAACGAVGRVDPDDCFAIAALARNTDIEIVGVSTVFGNADIETTDTISRALAFEIARETGQLLEVYRGAGTPFSPSVVRETDATQALARALEEGPLTLVALGPLTNLADLFSARPDLVDNVTNAVAVMGKREGHAFHPAEGATGGVLFGHGPLFRDFNLCEDTEAARLLATLDVAVTLLPYELARQVEITSQDLAALAASTGAVSWVAERSTAWLAFWQRDVGRDGFYPFDLLAAEYLATPDRFDCALEPARIATDRKSYGALMPQTGLLVGDAQAAATYNVTYCTRYLGGTLSLLDGLAATPDHSPL; from the coding sequence TTGAGCCTGTCCGCCTTGCTTGCTGCCGCTGTGGCCGGGCTCACAGTCACATCCGCTTTTGCCGCGCCGCAACGAGTATGGATCGACACGGACGCTGCCTGCGGTGCAGTAGGCCGCGTGGACCCGGACGACTGCTTCGCCATCGCCGCCCTTGCGCGCAATACGGATATCGAGATTGTCGGGGTCTCGACCGTGTTCGGCAATGCCGACATTGAGACGACAGATACGATATCGCGCGCACTGGCTTTTGAAATCGCGCGGGAGACGGGCCAGCTCCTGGAGGTGTATCGCGGCGCTGGGACACCCTTCTCTCCCAGTGTTGTACGTGAGACAGACGCCACTCAGGCACTTGCGCGGGCGCTGGAAGAAGGACCATTGACGCTTGTTGCCCTGGGGCCGCTGACCAATCTCGCGGACCTCTTCAGCGCGCGGCCAGACCTTGTCGACAACGTAACCAATGCGGTTGCCGTCATGGGCAAGCGTGAAGGACATGCGTTTCACCCAGCAGAGGGAGCGACCGGGGGTGTGCTGTTCGGGCACGGCCCGCTCTTTCGGGATTTCAATCTATGCGAAGACACCGAAGCTGCGCGCCTGCTGGCAACTCTTGATGTCGCGGTGACGCTCCTGCCCTACGAACTTGCGCGCCAGGTGGAGATTACGTCTCAAGACCTTGCGGCCCTGGCCGCATCTACAGGTGCTGTTTCATGGGTAGCCGAACGATCGACGGCATGGCTGGCCTTTTGGCAAAGGGACGTGGGGCGGGATGGGTTTTATCCGTTTGATCTGCTTGCAGCAGAATACCTCGCAACACCAGACAGGTTTGACTGCGCCCTTGAGCCTGCACGCATTGCAACAGACAGAAAGAGCTATGGGGCCTTGATGCCTCAAACAGGGTTGCTCGTTGGTGATGCGCAGGCAGCTGCAACCTACAACGTCACTTATTGTACGAGATATCTGGGTGGCACTCTTTCACTTCTTGACGGGCTGGCCGCGACGCCCGACCACTCGCCGCTTTAA
- a CDS encoding helix-turn-helix domain-containing protein, producing MNDLIANPASLEGTEPETFGDHLRLWRRIRGLSQLQLSVRADVSSRHVSFLESGRAKPSRQMVDTLADALDIPLRARNPLLLSAGFAPAYRETALEAPDASYIRQVLETVLKSTEPFPALVLDRHWRVLMTNAGGGLLMSLAGDDSADKTMFELMLQPGPMRDAIVNWDEVVSDVLKRVRREADHAGDDTVLKMMMEMLPKGWKPPRRADNAVPLIIPLHMRLGDVDMRFTSIIGSLGTAADIGLAELSIETFLPADEATENVLREMIA from the coding sequence ATGAATGACCTGATTGCCAATCCCGCCAGCTTGGAGGGCACAGAACCTGAGACTTTTGGCGATCATCTGCGTCTCTGGCGCCGCATTCGTGGTCTCAGCCAGTTGCAATTGAGCGTACGGGCGGACGTATCATCCCGCCATGTGTCGTTTCTGGAGTCCGGCCGCGCCAAACCCAGCCGCCAGATGGTGGACACGTTGGCTGACGCCTTGGACATTCCCCTGCGTGCCCGCAACCCGCTGCTTCTGTCAGCGGGCTTTGCGCCTGCCTACCGCGAAACCGCGCTGGAGGCACCAGACGCAAGTTACATCCGCCAGGTGCTTGAAACTGTTCTCAAGAGCACCGAGCCGTTTCCAGCTCTGGTGCTGGACCGCCACTGGCGCGTGCTGATGACGAATGCAGGTGGCGGATTGCTCATGAGCCTTGCTGGCGATGACAGTGCGGACAAAACCATGTTCGAGCTGATGCTCCAGCCCGGTCCCATGCGCGACGCGATCGTCAACTGGGATGAAGTCGTATCCGACGTGCTCAAACGCGTGCGCCGGGAAGCAGACCACGCAGGCGATGACACCGTGCTCAAAATGATGATGGAGATGCTGCCCAAGGGCTGGAAGCCGCCGCGCCGGGCCGACAATGCAGTGCCGCTCATCATCCCCCTTCACATGCGTCTGGGCGATGTGGACATGCGCTTCACGTCAATCATTGGAAGTCTTGGAACCGCTGCCGACATCGGCCTGGCAGAACTCTCTATCGAGACATTCCTGCCGGCCGATGAAGCAACGGAAAACGTGCTGCGCGAGATGATCGCCTAG
- a CDS encoding metal-dependent hydrolase encodes MDKIVQDETSHEAEPEGRIRGVRKLKFSFPIEQGAHWNKKRPEFSQIVNAASLAMPYLEPYLIRTMAKARPLVDDPALVKELNGYVAQETTHYRQHKMFNDTVAACGYESVAPFEEVLKRDYASFGEKRSLKFNMAYAEGFESMALAIGHMLVEDREHLFGDADPAVSSLVLWHFVEEIEHKEATFDVFHAIGGGYFWRVYGLLFATAHIMYRIGQGYRALLKEDGLWRNWRSRWQLAKDLGRIFRILTPKMLRILKPSYHPSKVADPDWVKAWWDLYGAHPVTMGEQLGKLDTTRLEEPEPALIAA; translated from the coding sequence ATGGACAAGATCGTGCAAGACGAAACGTCACATGAGGCCGAGCCTGAAGGTCGCATTAGGGGTGTGCGCAAACTGAAGTTCAGCTTTCCCATCGAGCAGGGCGCCCACTGGAACAAGAAGCGGCCCGAGTTCAGCCAGATCGTCAACGCGGCGTCGCTGGCCATGCCTTACCTGGAGCCCTACCTGATCCGCACAATGGCAAAAGCGCGCCCGCTGGTTGATGACCCTGCCCTCGTCAAGGAGCTGAACGGCTACGTGGCGCAGGAAACAACCCACTACCGCCAGCACAAGATGTTCAACGATACGGTGGCTGCCTGTGGGTATGAGAGCGTGGCGCCCTTTGAAGAGGTGCTGAAGCGCGACTATGCAAGCTTCGGTGAGAAGCGCTCCCTCAAGTTCAACATGGCCTACGCGGAAGGTTTTGAATCCATGGCGCTGGCCATCGGCCACATGCTGGTGGAAGACCGCGAACATCTTTTTGGTGATGCGGACCCTGCAGTGTCTTCGCTGGTGCTGTGGCATTTCGTAGAAGAGATCGAGCACAAGGAAGCAACGTTCGACGTATTCCATGCCATCGGAGGCGGGTACTTCTGGCGCGTTTATGGGCTGCTGTTTGCGACGGCACACATCATGTACCGCATCGGCCAGGGCTATCGCGCCCTGCTGAAGGAAGATGGGTTGTGGCGCAACTGGCGCTCACGCTGGCAACTGGCTAAAGACCTTGGCCGCATCTTCCGCATCCTCACGCCCAAGATGCTGCGCATTCTCAAGCCCTCCTATCACCCCAGCAAGGTGGCTGATCCTGACTGGGTGAAGGCGTGGTGGGACCTGTATGGCGCACATCCGGTGACCATGGGCGAACAGCTTGGCAAGCTCGACACGACCCGGCTCGAGGAACCAGAGCCGGCACTCATCGCTGCATAA
- a CDS encoding TetR/AcrR family transcriptional regulator has protein sequence MAGNREKIIEGARQLMNREGTSATGTTRIAEALSISPGNLYYHFKSREEIVAEIYERFETAFRDSLVRDIDHISPERFAEFYLNAMEIAWAYRFFFASQTDLLTADEKLAARHKEFQSWSLAALEAIVVVLEKQGTALLPKARAQAARLRKSIALNTWLLWSAWISFRKVEKAESELVRDDMARGAVQMFDLFSPWLDPDFEAKARKTLTKELDRVEAVA, from the coding sequence ATGGCCGGAAACCGGGAAAAAATAATTGAGGGCGCGCGCCAGCTGATGAACCGCGAGGGCACGTCAGCCACCGGAACAACGCGCATTGCCGAAGCTCTCAGCATTAGCCCTGGCAATCTCTACTATCACTTCAAAAGCCGCGAAGAGATCGTGGCGGAGATCTATGAGCGGTTTGAAACCGCTTTCCGCGACAGCCTGGTAAGGGACATTGACCACATCTCCCCGGAGCGGTTTGCTGAGTTTTATCTCAACGCCATGGAGATCGCCTGGGCCTACCGTTTCTTTTTCGCAAGCCAGACGGATCTCCTCACAGCGGACGAAAAACTCGCCGCCCGCCACAAGGAGTTCCAAAGCTGGAGCCTGGCCGCGCTGGAAGCCATTGTGGTCGTGCTGGAAAAACAGGGCACAGCTTTGCTGCCAAAGGCCCGTGCCCAGGCAGCCCGCCTCAGAAAATCCATCGCGCTCAACACCTGGCTGCTTTGGAGCGCCTGGATCAGTTTTCGAAAAGTGGAAAAGGCCGAAAGCGAACTGGTGCGCGATGACATGGCCCGCGGCGCTGTCCAGATGTTTGACCTGTTCAGCCCGTGGCTTGATCCGGATTTTGAAGCAAAGGCCCGCAAGACCCTGACAAAGGAACTTGATCGCGTAGAGGCCGTGGCCTAG
- a CDS encoding epoxyqueuosine reductase QueH, whose protein sequence is MTHSTNKSKTDKKQMPKPLVLPAGDKLLLHSCCAPCSGDVMNEIERSGIEYTILFYNPNIHPRKEYDLRKEENMRYAEKLGVPFIDLDYDKDNWFERIKGFENEPERGHRCTLCFDMRFERTALYAYEHGFGTICSTLGTSRWKDFNQINGSGERAASRYPDMAYWTHNWRKGGGSQRMLEVSKDEEFYQQEYCGCVYSLRDTNKHRMDQGRPPIRHGIKYYGKPETDYEAQALAAKEAETDTDA, encoded by the coding sequence ATGACGCACAGCACCAACAAGTCCAAGACGGACAAGAAACAGATGCCTAAGCCGCTCGTTCTCCCGGCCGGAGACAAGCTGCTGCTGCATTCGTGCTGCGCGCCGTGCTCAGGTGATGTGATGAACGAGATTGAGCGTTCGGGCATCGAATATACGATCCTGTTCTACAATCCGAACATTCATCCGCGTAAGGAATATGACCTCCGCAAGGAGGAGAACATGCGCTACGCGGAGAAGCTCGGCGTGCCGTTCATCGACCTTGATTATGACAAGGACAACTGGTTCGAACGGATCAAAGGATTTGAGAACGAGCCCGAGCGTGGCCACAGGTGCACGCTGTGTTTCGACATGCGGTTTGAACGTACAGCGCTTTACGCCTACGAGCATGGCTTTGGCACCATCTGCTCCACGCTGGGCACATCGCGCTGGAAGGACTTCAACCAGATCAACGGCTCCGGTGAGCGTGCGGCCTCGCGCTACCCGGACATGGCCTACTGGACCCATAACTGGCGCAAGGGCGGCGGCAGCCAGCGGATGCTGGAAGTGTCCAAGGATGAAGAATTCTATCAGCAGGAATATTGCGGCTGCGTTTATTCTCTGCGCGATACGAACAAGCACCGCATGGATCAGGGCCGTCCGCCGATCCGCCACGGCATCAAGTACTACGGCAAGCCTGAGACCGATTATGAGGCTCAGGCGCTGGCGGCCAAAGAAGCTGAGACAGATACCGACGCCTAG
- a CDS encoding SDR family NAD(P)-dependent oxidoreductase has translation MTQIAGKTIFITGCASGIGRGLVKHAIQHGAKRVIATDVDSAGLGKTAEEASKLGSGEIETHILDVSDKDAVYALADSIQADHGGADIVINNAGVALFAEVNEMTYQDFEWVMDIDFWGMVYGTKAFLPRMIERGSGHIVNVSSIFGMIAVPGNSAYHAAKFAIRGFTESLRTEMVRNETGVEIASVHPGGIKTNVARNARLAQNEELLARKDEIAKGFDEFARTTPEEAARVIFTGIEKNNPRILIGGDARFMDRIQRLLPIKYHKVLGRLMGGQEEEAS, from the coding sequence ATGACCCAGATTGCAGGCAAAACCATTTTCATCACCGGCTGTGCATCCGGCATCGGCCGCGGCCTCGTGAAGCACGCCATCCAGCATGGCGCCAAGCGGGTGATCGCGACGGATGTGGATTCTGCGGGTCTTGGCAAAACGGCAGAGGAGGCCTCGAAGCTGGGGTCCGGCGAAATCGAAACCCACATTCTGGATGTCTCCGACAAGGACGCGGTGTACGCGCTGGCGGATAGCATTCAGGCGGACCATGGCGGCGCGGACATTGTGATCAACAATGCAGGCGTGGCGCTGTTCGCTGAAGTGAACGAGATGACCTATCAGGACTTTGAGTGGGTCATGGACATTGATTTCTGGGGCATGGTGTACGGCACCAAGGCGTTTTTGCCCCGGATGATCGAGCGCGGCTCGGGGCACATCGTCAATGTGTCGTCGATCTTCGGCATGATCGCGGTGCCGGGCAACTCGGCCTATCACGCTGCCAAGTTCGCCATTCGCGGCTTTACCGAAAGCCTGCGCACGGAAATGGTGCGCAACGAGACCGGCGTGGAAATCGCCAGCGTTCACCCCGGCGGCATCAAAACCAATGTGGCGCGCAATGCACGGCTGGCCCAGAACGAAGAGCTGCTGGCCCGCAAGGACGAAATTGCCAAGGGCTTTGACGAGTTTGCCCGCACCACACCGGAAGAAGCCGCGCGGGTCATTTTTACCGGCATTGAAAAGAACAACCCACGTATCCTGATTGGCGGCGATGCGCGCTTTATGGATCGCATCCAGCGCCTGCTGCCAATCAAGTATCACAAGGTGCTTGGCCGCCTGATGGGCGGGCAGGAAGAAGAAGCGTCCTAA
- a CDS encoding acyl-CoA dehydrogenase family protein gives MEIAPIPGLADEVNDIRLRAAKIVNDKIIPAEPILFKGGKDAEPVRAEIKEHVKDQGLWAPHLPVEYGGMGVGFLAHAYMNEVMAWSPFSARLFGVVAPNSGNQKVLLKYGTEEQKKKWLEPLISGEMESCFSMTEPDNAGSDPRSIQTRAVRDGDEWVINGHKWYTSNARRADFAIVMCRTAREEAEAGKPSDTMVQIIVPMDSPGLEIVRSVPVWGHTHGDHCEITYTDVRVPVENALGRVGSGHAAAQDRLGAGRVFHCMNSIGAMWRAFDMMVTRAMSREVHGGTLETKQFVQGFIADSYMDIQAARLMTINCARVMDEGGDARTDISAIKVFVPAAFERVVDRAIQVHGALGVSGDTPLAGMYTGARTLRLADGPDEVHRILIAKNVFKHYKAGGSWDFGT, from the coding sequence ATGGAAATCGCTCCAATTCCCGGTCTTGCAGACGAGGTCAATGACATCCGGCTGCGTGCGGCCAAGATCGTCAATGACAAGATCATTCCCGCCGAACCAATCCTCTTTAAAGGCGGCAAGGATGCCGAACCTGTCCGGGCTGAGATCAAGGAACACGTGAAAGACCAGGGGCTGTGGGCACCGCATCTGCCAGTGGAATATGGCGGCATGGGTGTCGGCTTCCTCGCCCACGCCTACATGAATGAAGTCATGGCCTGGTCGCCCTTTTCAGCGCGCCTGTTCGGCGTCGTGGCGCCCAATTCCGGCAACCAGAAAGTGCTGCTGAAATACGGCACCGAAGAGCAGAAGAAGAAATGGCTCGAACCGTTGATCTCCGGAGAGATGGAAAGCTGCTTCTCCATGACCGAGCCAGACAATGCAGGCTCTGACCCCCGTTCCATCCAAACGCGCGCCGTCCGCGACGGAGACGAGTGGGTCATCAACGGCCACAAATGGTACACGTCAAACGCGCGCCGGGCAGACTTTGCCATCGTCATGTGCCGCACCGCACGCGAAGAGGCGGAAGCCGGCAAGCCGAGCGACACCATGGTGCAGATCATCGTGCCAATGGACTCGCCGGGTCTTGAAATCGTGCGTTCTGTTCCTGTTTGGGGACACACCCACGGTGACCATTGTGAAATAACGTATACGGATGTTCGGGTGCCTGTGGAAAATGCGCTGGGCCGCGTCGGCTCAGGGCACGCTGCCGCCCAGGACCGGCTGGGCGCGGGGCGCGTCTTCCATTGCATGAATTCCATCGGCGCCATGTGGCGCGCCTTCGACATGATGGTGACCCGCGCCATGAGCCGCGAAGTGCATGGCGGCACACTTGAGACCAAGCAGTTCGTTCAGGGCTTTATAGCGGATAGCTATATGGACATTCAGGCAGCACGCCTGATGACCATCAACTGTGCCCGCGTCATGGACGAAGGCGGTGATGCCCGCACGGATATCTCGGCCATCAAAGTGTTTGTGCCAGCGGCCTTCGAGCGTGTGGTTGACCGCGCCATTCAGGTGCATGGTGCCCTTGGTGTCTCCGGCGATACGCCGCTTGCAGGCATGTACACCGGGGCCCGTACCCTGCGACTGGCCGATGGCCCTGATGAAGTGCATCGAATCCTGATCGCCAAAAATGTCTTCAAACATTACAAGGCAGGTGGTAGCTGGGACTTTGGTACCTGA
- a CDS encoding ATP-binding protein, with amino-acid sequence MADERDDLTHSTDPLRRGLRPAASEDLVKLRTLDIAVVAAGGMGFVLFAGFWDVMAMDAAVLLAAAIAALAAAWLKFAPRASQTVRRAEMPMTRPVSTRSEFPLTPETGVAIIERLPDPIILLDRSGRIILHNRAATNIVGQGAARRHISTVMRVPEVLEAVAHVVEGEAAQVVEYAQPVPIERHYHAFIAPVIAAAADNAKERQRNVLILLHDLTTLKRAEQMRADFVANASHELRTPLASMSGFVETLQGPARDDPDARDKFLGIMQEQAERMGRLINDLLSLSRIELNEHVRPSDRVDLGSIIRDTADMLSPLAEKEGVTISIDIEDDLPQPLGDRDELVQVCQNLLANAFKYGGSGGRVEVSLRRDRPQGSDDTSSADPLPGSIVMTVRDFGHGIEREHIPRLTERFYRVNVEQSRRRGGTGLGLAIVKHIVNRHMGSLSIDSELGVGSTFRVFLPVDQKSILASVVARSPANVTGNVT; translated from the coding sequence ATGGCCGACGAGCGTGATGACCTGACGCATTCTACTGACCCGCTGCGCCGCGGTCTGCGTCCGGCTGCCTCTGAAGACCTGGTCAAGCTGCGTACCCTCGACATTGCTGTTGTTGCAGCGGGCGGCATGGGGTTCGTGCTGTTCGCAGGCTTTTGGGATGTCATGGCCATGGACGCCGCGGTGTTGCTGGCAGCAGCTATCGCAGCCTTGGCAGCGGCATGGTTGAAATTTGCGCCGCGTGCCAGCCAGACGGTGCGGCGCGCCGAAATGCCCATGACCCGACCAGTATCAACCCGGTCTGAGTTTCCGCTTACACCTGAAACCGGTGTCGCCATTATTGAGCGTCTGCCGGACCCGATCATTCTGCTGGATCGCTCGGGTCGTATCATCCTGCACAACCGCGCGGCCACAAATATTGTGGGGCAGGGGGCAGCGCGCCGTCACATCTCCACCGTCATGCGCGTGCCGGAGGTTCTCGAAGCGGTGGCGCATGTGGTGGAGGGTGAAGCAGCACAGGTTGTGGAATATGCGCAGCCAGTTCCTATTGAGCGCCACTACCACGCATTTATCGCGCCGGTTATTGCGGCCGCCGCCGACAATGCAAAAGAGCGCCAGCGCAATGTGCTGATACTGCTGCACGACCTGACGACCCTCAAGCGAGCCGAGCAGATGCGGGCGGATTTTGTGGCCAATGCCAGCCACGAACTGCGCACGCCTCTGGCGTCCATGTCCGGCTTTGTGGAAACCTTGCAGGGCCCCGCCCGTGATGACCCTGACGCCCGCGACAAGTTCCTCGGCATTATGCAGGAGCAGGCGGAGCGCATGGGCCGTCTCATCAATGATCTGCTGTCGCTCAGCCGCATTGAACTCAATGAGCATGTGCGCCCGAGCGATCGCGTAGACCTTGGTTCCATCATTCGCGACACCGCAGACATGCTGTCCCCTCTTGCTGAAAAAGAAGGGGTCACCATCAGCATCGATATCGAGGATGACCTGCCCCAGCCCCTCGGCGATCGCGATGAGCTGGTTCAGGTCTGTCAGAACCTGCTGGCCAATGCATTCAAATATGGTGGGTCCGGCGGCCGCGTTGAAGTCTCGCTGCGGCGCGACCGGCCCCAGGGAAGTGACGACACTTCCAGTGCTGACCCTTTGCCTGGCAGCATCGTCATGACTGTGCGCGACTTTGGACACGGCATTGAGCGCGAGCACATTCCGCGTCTGACGGAACGGTTCTACCGGGTGAATGTGGAGCAGAGTCGCCGTCGCGGTGGCACCGGGCTTGGCCTTGCGATCGTCAAACACATCGTCAATCGGCACATGGGCTCCCTGTCTATCGACAGCGAGCTGGGTGTCGGCTCGACCTTTAGGGTGTTCCTGCCGGTGGATCAGAAATCGATTCTGGCATCGGTCGTGGCGCGGTCACCGGCGAATGTGACAGGCAATGTCACATAA
- a CDS encoding substrate-binding domain-containing protein, which yields MNYRKMTIAAAAVASIAFAGAAQARDQIQIVGSSTVFPFSTLVAEQFGKTTEFKTPVVESTGSGGGMKLFCSGVGLEHPDVTNASRRIKSSEFEKCTAAGITITEVKIGYDGIVLANSNSAPTYELTRQQLFLALAKQVPNAEGELVDNPNNTWSDIDPSLPDVEIEVLGPPPTSGTRDAFVELVMRKGARKFDQLNTLRGEDKKAFRAISDTMREDGKFVEAGENDNLIVQKLEANPNALGIFGFSFLEENRDKVHGSIVEGNEPTFESIASGDYPVSRSLFFYVKNEHVGVVPGIKEFVAEFVAEKAVGPEGYAIDKGLIPLPDADREAMREGALALTPLTM from the coding sequence ATGAACTATCGCAAAATGACCATCGCTGCTGCAGCGGTTGCGTCGATCGCATTCGCAGGCGCTGCCCAGGCACGCGACCAGATCCAGATCGTCGGTTCGTCGACGGTTTTCCCGTTCTCGACCCTCGTGGCCGAGCAGTTCGGTAAGACGACCGAATTCAAGACACCGGTTGTTGAATCAACTGGTTCAGGCGGCGGCATGAAGCTGTTCTGCTCAGGCGTTGGCCTTGAGCACCCGGACGTCACCAATGCGTCACGTCGCATCAAGTCCAGCGAATTTGAAAAGTGCACAGCAGCCGGCATCACCATCACCGAAGTCAAAATCGGTTACGATGGCATCGTGCTCGCAAACTCCAACTCTGCACCAACATACGAACTGACACGTCAGCAGCTGTTCCTGGCGCTTGCCAAGCAGGTTCCAAATGCTGAAGGCGAGCTTGTTGATAACCCCAACAACACATGGTCAGACATTGACCCGTCTCTGCCGGACGTTGAAATCGAAGTTCTGGGCCCGCCCCCGACCTCCGGTACGCGTGACGCATTCGTTGAGCTCGTGATGCGCAAGGGCGCTCGCAAGTTCGACCAGCTCAACACACTGCGCGGCGAAGACAAGAAGGCATTCCGTGCCATCTCCGACACCATGCGCGAAGACGGCAAGTTCGTTGAAGCCGGCGAAAACGACAACCTGATCGTTCAGAAGCTCGAAGCCAACCCGAACGCTCTGGGCATCTTCGGTTTCTCTTTCCTCGAAGAAAACCGCGACAAGGTTCACGGTTCAATCGTTGAAGGCAACGAGCCGACCTTTGAATCAATCGCTTCTGGCGACTACCCCGTCTCCCGCTCACTCTTCTTCTACGTGAAGAACGAGCACGTCGGTGTGGTTCCAGGCATCAAGGAATTCGTTGCCGAATTCGTTGCTGAAAAGGCTGTTGGCCCAGAAGGTTATGCCATCGACAAGGGTCTGATCCCGCTTCCGGACGCTGACCGCGAAGCAATGCGTGAAGGTGCATTGGCACTGACACCACTGACCATGTAG